One Hyphomicrobium sp. CS1GBMeth3 DNA segment encodes these proteins:
- a CDS encoding autotransporter outer membrane beta-barrel domain-containing protein — MKRDLRTMYEVAFRRGLWTTACCVALGAAFPYAQLQAAERASAGCTAANNGALNMRAAAGGNASRQASLGEGERLTLSLSTAGRAAVTVSSTGGEAQTLHSGRTASVSFVATNEASYGIRLDADAEAAAALSVTCVSVARASAERALADRRRAFLANRDPDRIRIDRPRTEAKPIDSYTASETGGAMPREAAASISLSELAAAMKMGDPSAPSIMDFWFEGRHQTYDTIDMDSRLNDGNFSTMSMGGHYMLGPDIMLGYLTQFDQLGEYSRYSGGVSTKGWTTGPYMSVRFGHGIIFDGRAAWGNTEIAPNGVMLDTVPAERSMVRGTLRGTRQVNGWTLAPSVGLSYVEDTPKFRDTAFSEATTVGTGRLDVLPEMKRRFDLDSKTYIEPRIAAGGFLSFDDISRLAPGGITGADPDLHWKAEAGVAVGVKDSMSLQATGGVETGGQTTNDNWLGKLQLNVPLGQ, encoded by the coding sequence GTGAAGAGGGACCTGCGGACGATGTATGAGGTTGCGTTCCGTCGGGGTCTTTGGACCACGGCATGCTGCGTCGCACTTGGCGCAGCGTTTCCCTACGCGCAGCTCCAAGCCGCCGAGCGGGCAAGCGCCGGATGCACGGCCGCCAACAACGGTGCGCTGAACATGCGAGCGGCGGCGGGTGGTAACGCCTCGCGCCAGGCGTCCCTAGGCGAGGGAGAACGGCTCACGTTGTCCCTTTCGACAGCGGGTAGGGCAGCGGTGACCGTATCGAGCACCGGCGGCGAAGCGCAGACGCTGCATTCGGGCCGCACCGCGTCGGTGAGCTTCGTTGCAACGAATGAAGCTTCCTACGGCATTCGGCTCGACGCCGATGCGGAGGCGGCGGCCGCCTTGAGCGTCACCTGCGTGTCCGTCGCGCGGGCGAGCGCCGAGCGCGCACTCGCCGACCGCCGCAGGGCGTTTCTGGCCAACCGCGATCCCGACCGCATTCGCATCGACCGTCCGCGCACCGAAGCGAAACCGATCGATTCCTATACGGCCTCCGAGACAGGCGGCGCGATGCCGCGTGAAGCCGCGGCGTCGATCAGCCTCTCCGAGCTCGCCGCGGCGATGAAGATGGGCGATCCGAGCGCGCCGAGCATCATGGATTTCTGGTTCGAGGGGCGCCACCAGACTTACGACACCATCGACATGGACTCGCGCCTGAACGACGGCAACTTCAGCACCATGTCGATGGGCGGCCATTACATGCTCGGCCCCGATATCATGCTGGGATACCTGACCCAGTTCGACCAGCTCGGCGAGTACAGCCGCTACAGCGGCGGCGTGTCGACGAAGGGCTGGACCACCGGCCCCTACATGAGCGTTCGCTTCGGCCACGGCATCATCTTCGATGGACGCGCCGCCTGGGGCAACACGGAGATCGCGCCGAACGGCGTTATGCTGGATACGGTGCCAGCCGAGCGCTCGATGGTTCGCGGAACGCTCCGCGGCACGCGCCAGGTCAACGGATGGACGCTGGCACCGAGCGTTGGCCTGAGCTACGTCGAGGACACGCCGAAATTCCGGGACACGGCGTTCTCCGAAGCGACCACGGTCGGAACCGGCCGCCTCGATGTCCTGCCGGAGATGAAACGGCGCTTCGATCTCGACAGCAAAACCTACATCGAGCCGCGCATCGCCGCCGGTGGCTTCCTGTCATTCGACGATATCTCGCGCCTTGCGCCGGGCGGCATCACCGGGGCCGACCCGGATTTGCATTGGAAGGCCGAAGCAGGCGTCGCCGTGGGCGTTAAGGATAGCATGAGCCTTCAGGCTACGGGCGGCGTCGAGACCGGTGGCCAGACCACCAACGACAACTGGCTGGGTAAGCTGCAACTCAACGTTCCGTTGGGGCAATAG